The Corynebacterium poyangense genome includes a window with the following:
- a CDS encoding 4-hydroxy-3-methylbut-2-enyl diphosphate reductase — MDSPAKKILLAAPRGYCAGVDRAVETVERALEKYGAPIYVRKQIVHNRYVVETLESRGVIFVDDTDEVPENAHLVFSAHGVSPAVREDAKTLNLTTLDATCPLVTKVHNEVRRFAKQGYHILLIGHDGHEEVEGTSGEAPAVTYLVDGLDGADNVPEDFADKKLVWLSQTTLSVDETIEIVARLKQRFPHLIDPPSEDICYATQNRQMAVKAIAEKCDLVIVVGSQNSSNSRRLVEVALNAGAGAAYLVDYAHQIDDAWLSGVNTIGLSSGASVPEILVKQVIEHLAQRGFADVEEVTTTQETITFALPRDLRPARNVQTNS, encoded by the coding sequence ATGGATAGTCCCGCGAAGAAAATTCTTTTAGCAGCCCCGCGTGGGTATTGTGCTGGGGTAGATCGGGCAGTAGAAACAGTTGAACGTGCCCTAGAAAAGTATGGCGCTCCCATTTATGTCCGGAAGCAAATTGTCCACAATCGCTACGTCGTGGAAACCTTAGAAAGCCGCGGCGTGATTTTTGTTGACGACACTGATGAAGTCCCAGAGAATGCCCACCTTGTGTTTTCTGCTCACGGAGTCAGTCCAGCGGTGCGGGAAGATGCGAAAACTCTAAATCTCACGACTTTAGATGCGACGTGTCCGTTAGTCACGAAAGTCCATAATGAGGTCCGGAGATTCGCAAAACAGGGCTATCATATTTTGCTCATCGGGCATGATGGCCATGAGGAAGTTGAAGGAACCTCTGGTGAAGCTCCGGCCGTCACATACCTGGTTGATGGCCTGGACGGAGCGGACAACGTTCCCGAGGATTTTGCGGATAAAAAGCTTGTCTGGTTGTCTCAAACCACCCTCTCCGTTGATGAGACCATCGAGATTGTGGCTAGACTCAAGCAACGGTTTCCTCATTTAATTGATCCGCCGAGCGAGGATATTTGCTACGCCACCCAGAACCGACAAATGGCGGTCAAAGCTATTGCCGAGAAGTGCGACCTGGTGATTGTGGTCGGATCACAGAATTCTTCAAATTCCCGCCGGTTAGTGGAAGTGGCTTTGAACGCTGGAGCCGGAGCTGCGTACCTGGTTGACTACGCCCATCAGATTGATGATGCCTGGTTGTCAGGGGTGAACACTATTGGACTCAGCAGTGGTGCTTCGGTTCCAGAAATCCTGGTGAAGCAGGTAATTGAGCATTTGGCTCAGCGAGGATTTGCTGATGTTGAGGAAGTCACCACCACTCAGGAGACTATTACTTTTGCCTTGCCGCGGGATCTACGCCCGGCACGAAACGTGCAGACAAATAGTTAG
- a CDS encoding DUF6542 domain-containing protein yields the protein MSHVQQNPPRQRAGSRPNRSGGSSPARSSGATWTGLPLWAGPTIIFAALITGLLFSLVSGEMGTAYLVCFGLSTIVVSLLIIPRGLYLTVVSAPIIFGFFTPVAAWLVTSQLSGHWLKMSRTTLITIIFPLMQFFVPLILITLIAVIVAVVRLKLLQKNNRHREQKARISRQRTAEAERRNQETVRLARQRTSAREESPNRKIQRHQESQPHLRRSDNRRTRSRQITVDELVRRSSRPRTPGSASEDIYTRRKPGAESTERSQRRYRRPEERRNSPTSADNNRDRYLGYGSEYHGFRERRDRRYYPRDNRDHWESNIRRDDRDRDLRR from the coding sequence GTGTCACATGTCCAGCAGAACCCACCTCGTCAACGCGCAGGCTCTCGCCCCAACCGATCCGGCGGGTCATCACCTGCACGTTCTTCTGGTGCCACCTGGACCGGGCTCCCCCTATGGGCTGGTCCCACTATCATTTTCGCGGCACTCATTACTGGTCTTCTCTTTAGCCTGGTAAGCGGCGAAATGGGCACAGCCTACTTGGTGTGTTTTGGGCTGAGTACCATCGTGGTGTCTCTCCTCATCATCCCGCGAGGTCTGTACCTCACAGTCGTTAGCGCTCCAATTATCTTTGGGTTCTTCACCCCTGTCGCAGCGTGGCTTGTTACCTCTCAGTTATCGGGCCACTGGCTGAAAATGAGCCGAACAACGCTGATTACCATCATTTTCCCGTTGATGCAGTTCTTCGTGCCCCTTATTCTGATCACCCTTATCGCGGTGATCGTAGCCGTGGTTCGGCTCAAGCTCTTGCAGAAGAATAACCGACATCGCGAGCAGAAAGCTCGAATCTCTAGACAGCGCACAGCGGAAGCAGAACGCCGTAATCAAGAAACAGTTCGTCTTGCTCGACAGCGGACCAGTGCTCGAGAAGAATCACCTAATCGAAAAATCCAGCGCCACCAGGAGTCCCAGCCGCATCTTCGTCGATCAGATAATCGTCGAACCCGTTCTCGCCAAATCACCGTGGATGAGCTGGTTCGTCGCTCTTCTCGGCCACGTACCCCTGGCAGCGCTAGCGAAGATATTTACACCCGACGCAAACCTGGCGCGGAATCAACAGAGCGCTCGCAACGGCGATACCGCAGACCAGAAGAGCGCCGGAATTCTCCTACTTCGGCTGATAATAACCGGGATCGTTATCTAGGCTATGGATCTGAGTATCACGGGTTCCGGGAGCGCCGAGATCGCCGCTATTATCCCCGTGACAATCGCGATCACTGGGAGTCAAACATCAGACGCGACGATCGCGACCGTGATCTGCGCCGCTAA
- a CDS encoding AI-2E family transporter has protein sequence MTDQDSPQPQDQSLTPDSSDARSRRGNLPDDVDFSELHREFPSQSSDYIDRSVIYGSGIKDLAQWCLRLLIIGVFVFASWFVLSQTWKGILPLILALLVCTVLAPPTNWMRNKGVPGALAAAITILSTFASAGVLFWLVFPQVARESQTLYFQAFEGVQRLQLWLQSPPFNLDTDDLGEAVNQAVSWLQRQSFNIANGIFTGLSTMTSIVVTLFVVLVLTFFFLKDGHRFLPWVRRATGRKIGWHLTEVLTRAWSTLGGFIRAQAAVSFVDAIFIGLGLSLIGVPLALPLAVLTFAAGFIPYIGAISAGALSVVIALISLGLTKALITLGLILLIQQLEGNVLSPILQSRAMDLHPVIVLISVTVGGALFGIVGAFLAVPAAAMIAVGFRFLQDMAAIRSGEKKASEVSFATNAGAWTGLYAEEAGRRMRQEFRESTISLPSHSSSAEADAAPVEEHSTAEHTSSLVARIAEATESLGKILDSQGNRLNKFHHKQPPSSDPDNSGDAKE, from the coding sequence GTGACTGACCAGGATTCACCACAACCACAAGACCAATCGCTTACTCCGGATTCTTCTGACGCGCGCTCTCGTCGAGGCAATCTCCCAGATGACGTGGATTTTAGTGAGCTTCACCGGGAGTTTCCGAGCCAATCGAGTGATTATATTGACCGCTCGGTGATCTACGGCTCCGGTATCAAAGATCTTGCCCAGTGGTGTCTTCGGCTTCTAATAATCGGAGTTTTTGTCTTTGCTTCCTGGTTTGTTTTGAGTCAAACCTGGAAAGGAATCCTCCCCCTCATCCTGGCGCTCCTCGTCTGCACCGTCCTGGCACCCCCTACTAACTGGATGCGAAATAAAGGAGTTCCTGGCGCCCTCGCCGCAGCTATTACTATCCTGAGCACTTTCGCTTCTGCTGGTGTCTTGTTTTGGTTGGTATTCCCCCAAGTTGCCCGGGAATCTCAAACCCTTTATTTCCAGGCTTTTGAGGGAGTTCAGCGCCTCCAGTTGTGGCTCCAATCGCCTCCGTTCAATTTGGATACTGATGATTTAGGAGAAGCCGTTAACCAAGCGGTGAGTTGGTTACAGCGACAATCGTTCAATATTGCCAATGGTATTTTCACCGGCCTATCCACCATGACTTCCATTGTGGTGACACTATTTGTGGTTTTGGTGCTCACCTTCTTCTTCCTTAAAGATGGTCACCGTTTCTTGCCCTGGGTCCGACGCGCAACCGGCCGCAAAATAGGCTGGCATCTCACTGAAGTACTAACTCGTGCGTGGTCCACTCTCGGCGGTTTTATTCGTGCCCAAGCGGCTGTGTCTTTCGTAGACGCCATCTTCATTGGCCTTGGTCTATCTCTGATTGGTGTTCCGCTAGCTCTACCTTTGGCGGTCCTTACTTTCGCTGCTGGTTTTATCCCCTATATCGGCGCTATTTCTGCAGGCGCATTATCAGTTGTCATCGCGCTCATCTCCTTAGGTCTCACCAAGGCACTGATCACACTCGGACTGATTTTGTTGATCCAGCAATTAGAGGGCAACGTATTGTCTCCGATCCTGCAATCCCGCGCCATGGATCTCCACCCCGTCATCGTCTTGATTTCCGTAACAGTAGGCGGTGCCCTTTTTGGCATAGTCGGCGCATTCTTAGCGGTCCCTGCAGCCGCCATGATCGCCGTGGGATTCCGCTTCCTCCAGGACATGGCCGCTATTCGATCCGGTGAAAAGAAAGCCTCAGAGGTAAGTTTCGCCACTAATGCTGGTGCCTGGACTGGGTTATATGCGGAGGAGGCAGGCCGAAGAATGCGACAAGAGTTTCGAGAATCCACCATTAGTTTGCCGTCGCATAGTAGTAGCGCTGAGGCTGATGCTGCTCCTGTGGAAGAACACTCCACTGCGGAACACACCAGCTCCTTGGTTGCGCGCATTGCCGAAGCGACGGAAAGCCTCGGCAAGATCTTGGATTCCCAAGGAAACCGGCTCAATAAATTCCACCACAAGCAACCACCTTCTTCTGATCCCGATAATTCTGGTGACGCTAAAGAATAA
- the ychF gene encoding redox-regulated ATPase YchF — protein MSLTLGIVGLPNVGKSTLFNALTRNDVLAANYPFATIEPNVGLVELPDARLQRLAEIFHSERILPATVSFVDIAGIVKGASEGEGMGNAFLANIREADAICQVVRAFSDDNVIHVDGRVDPASDIDVIETELILADLQTIEKALPRLEKDARKNKDLADVVAATKQAQAILEDGRTLYSAAKKGDIEVALLRELHLMTAKPFLYVFNSDEGVLTDEAKKQELRELVAPADCVFLDARTEAELLELDEEEARELLESVGQEEPGLHSLAKAGFATLGLQTYLTAGPKESRAWTIHQGDTAPKAAGVIHTDFERGFIKAEIVSFEDLDKAGSMAEARAEGKVRQEGKDYVMQDGDVVEFKFNV, from the coding sequence GTGAGCCTTACTCTTGGAATCGTCGGACTGCCCAACGTTGGAAAATCTACGCTTTTTAATGCGCTGACTCGAAACGACGTATTGGCGGCTAATTACCCCTTTGCCACCATTGAACCCAACGTGGGGTTAGTTGAACTGCCCGACGCCCGGTTGCAGCGATTAGCAGAAATATTCCACTCGGAGCGGATCCTGCCGGCGACGGTTTCCTTTGTTGACATCGCCGGAATAGTGAAAGGTGCGTCAGAAGGCGAAGGGATGGGAAACGCCTTTCTAGCGAATATCCGCGAAGCCGACGCTATTTGCCAGGTAGTTCGTGCCTTTTCTGACGACAATGTCATTCACGTGGATGGCCGCGTAGATCCAGCAAGTGACATTGACGTCATTGAAACTGAGTTGATTTTGGCGGATCTGCAGACCATCGAAAAGGCGCTGCCGAGGTTAGAAAAGGATGCGCGGAAGAATAAAGATCTTGCTGACGTGGTGGCTGCTACGAAACAAGCGCAGGCCATTTTAGAAGACGGCCGGACTCTGTATAGCGCGGCAAAAAAGGGTGACATAGAAGTGGCGCTGCTTCGGGAGCTTCATCTGATGACCGCTAAACCATTTCTTTATGTCTTTAATTCCGATGAAGGGGTGCTCACGGATGAAGCAAAGAAACAAGAGCTTCGTGAATTAGTAGCCCCGGCGGACTGCGTATTTTTAGATGCCCGGACCGAAGCGGAATTACTGGAACTCGATGAAGAGGAAGCCCGCGAACTTCTTGAATCAGTAGGGCAGGAAGAACCGGGGCTGCATTCTCTAGCTAAGGCTGGCTTTGCCACCTTAGGTTTGCAGACGTATCTGACTGCTGGGCCTAAGGAATCTCGAGCGTGGACTATTCACCAAGGGGATACCGCTCCCAAAGCAGCCGGGGTGATTCACACAGATTTTGAACGAGGCTTTATTAAGGCGGAAATCGTCTCCTTTGAGGATTTAGATAAGGCTGGGTCTATGGCTGAGGCGCGAGCTGAGGGGAAAGTTCGTCAAGAGGGCAAGGACTATGTCATGCAGGATGGGGATGTTGTGGAGTTTAAGTTCAACGTGTAG
- a CDS encoding NYN domain-containing protein, producing the protein MKNKKRRAVTRQPGRPTYKDSHFKRTNTSRPIITAILVDGGFYRRRARKLFGDKEPEDRANELVAYCKRHVKESQASLYRIFYYDCLPSDRVIYHPLLKEQVNLGKSEEYAWNTRFLKELVKRRKVALRRGEELETQSGYLLKSGPLKKLCRGDLKVGDLTKEDFFLDITQKGVDMRLGLDIATMAQHGQVNQMVMISGDSDFVPAAKHARRSGIDFILDPLWSRVSDKLNEHVDGVRECVNRPPNNESDPLHANSRHGKTTTQEEADEEL; encoded by the coding sequence ATGAAGAACAAAAAGAGACGTGCAGTGACGCGACAACCCGGTAGACCTACTTATAAGGACAGTCACTTTAAGCGAACGAACACTAGTCGTCCAATTATTACCGCGATTTTAGTTGACGGAGGTTTTTATCGACGCAGGGCACGCAAGCTCTTCGGGGATAAGGAGCCTGAGGATCGCGCCAACGAGTTAGTAGCCTACTGTAAACGGCACGTTAAGGAATCCCAAGCTAGTCTCTACCGCATATTTTATTACGACTGTCTGCCATCAGATAGGGTCATTTATCATCCGTTATTGAAAGAGCAGGTTAACCTCGGTAAATCAGAAGAGTATGCCTGGAATACGCGGTTTCTCAAGGAATTAGTTAAACGTCGTAAAGTGGCATTAAGGCGTGGGGAGGAACTAGAGACCCAGAGTGGTTATCTGCTAAAGAGTGGGCCTCTTAAAAAGTTATGCCGTGGAGATTTGAAGGTAGGTGATCTCACTAAGGAGGATTTTTTCCTAGATATCACTCAAAAAGGTGTGGATATGAGGTTAGGTCTGGATATTGCAACCATGGCTCAGCATGGTCAAGTTAACCAGATGGTTATGATCTCAGGGGATAGTGACTTTGTGCCTGCTGCAAAACATGCTCGGCGATCAGGCATTGATTTCATACTTGACCCGCTTTGGTCGCGTGTATCCGACAAGCTTAACGAGCATGTTGATGGAGTTCGCGAGTGTGTTAACCGCCCACCCAACAATGAATCAGATCCTCTCCACGCGAACTCCCGGCATGGGAAGACGACGACGCAAGAAGAGGCCGACGAAGAGCTTTAG
- a CDS encoding response regulator transcription factor, translating to MTETTTIRVLIADDQSLVRGALAALLSTERDIEVVAETGIGSDVVELVRTQQVHVALLDIDMPGMSGIEAAGALTSAGLACRSIIVTTFGRPGYLKKALTAGARGFVVKDTPPEQLAETVRRVHVGHRVIDPTLAEESLFTPDSPLTEREIEVARVASTGADTREIAKQLHLTQGTVRNHVSSIIAKTGASNRYEAARNAKEFGWI from the coding sequence ATGACTGAGACGACGACCATCCGAGTACTCATAGCCGACGACCAATCCCTCGTGCGGGGAGCGCTGGCTGCACTACTGAGCACGGAGCGTGACATCGAAGTGGTCGCTGAAACAGGGATCGGAAGCGACGTGGTGGAACTCGTCCGCACACAGCAGGTGCACGTAGCTTTGCTCGATATCGACATGCCCGGGATGTCAGGCATTGAAGCAGCTGGAGCACTAACTTCGGCAGGTCTGGCATGCCGAAGCATCATTGTCACGACTTTTGGGAGGCCAGGGTATCTCAAAAAAGCTCTTACAGCCGGCGCCAGGGGGTTCGTGGTGAAAGACACTCCCCCAGAGCAACTAGCTGAAACAGTGCGCCGTGTCCATGTCGGTCACCGAGTGATAGATCCCACCTTGGCGGAAGAATCACTTTTCACTCCAGACTCCCCTCTCACAGAACGTGAAATAGAAGTGGCTCGCGTGGCTAGCACAGGTGCAGATACCCGAGAAATTGCTAAACAACTCCACCTCACACAAGGCACCGTGCGTAACCACGTGTCCTCGATCATCGCGAAAACCGGAGCGAGTAATCGCTACGAGGCGGCGCGCAACGCTAAGGAGTTTGGCTGGATCTAG
- a CDS encoding sensor histidine kinase — protein MALAGIWLPFLLIPIWSRLQEPSTPLSLRVVGAAITAAFIAVYLFAFGVRYSQTWSPTQRWPLLLGILVALSVLSMWPLGAHAIAFTPFLCALPCFVAPLSFAIPWTLFLIATISCIAWISYSSQTLSVWPFIFSCLFVLVVALFSRHDEKLTEVQHQLDMVKERERIALDVHDLLGHSLTVINLKSELLKHLIETDLQASRRELEDIILLSRKALTEVRSTVTQLHSPDFSQAIEATKQALDAAAISYRLPTQPAVVGTNGALFSWVLREATTNIVRHAQASHVDIRVTADKLQISDDGVGIDHDERKGGNGLTSMNERVAAAGGTVAIEAAPGGGTRVFVTMSGNKERLGDD, from the coding sequence ATGGCGCTAGCTGGGATATGGCTACCATTTCTCCTCATTCCTATATGGTCGCGGTTGCAAGAACCATCCACGCCACTTTCGCTGCGTGTGGTGGGTGCTGCAATTACCGCAGCATTTATAGCGGTTTACCTCTTCGCTTTTGGAGTGAGGTATTCACAGACGTGGTCTCCGACGCAGCGCTGGCCTCTGTTGCTGGGGATCCTCGTTGCACTATCGGTACTGAGCATGTGGCCTTTGGGGGCTCACGCTATTGCTTTCACCCCGTTCCTTTGCGCCTTGCCTTGTTTTGTCGCTCCATTAAGTTTCGCTATACCGTGGACACTGTTTCTCATCGCTACCATTAGTTGTATTGCATGGATTTCTTATTCCAGTCAAACCTTATCCGTCTGGCCGTTCATCTTTTCTTGCCTCTTTGTACTGGTCGTCGCCCTATTTTCCCGTCATGATGAGAAGCTGACCGAGGTACAGCATCAATTGGACATGGTGAAAGAGCGCGAGCGGATCGCCTTGGACGTCCATGATCTTTTGGGGCATTCGCTCACGGTCATCAACCTCAAATCTGAATTGTTGAAGCACCTCATCGAGACTGATCTACAGGCATCCCGTAGAGAGTTGGAAGACATTATTCTCCTGTCTCGCAAGGCATTGACCGAGGTACGTTCAACCGTCACACAACTACATTCACCCGACTTTTCTCAAGCAATCGAAGCCACTAAGCAGGCATTAGACGCAGCAGCTATTTCTTACCGCCTTCCCACCCAGCCAGCAGTGGTGGGAACCAACGGCGCCCTATTCTCATGGGTTCTTAGGGAAGCAACCACGAACATTGTGCGCCACGCGCAAGCCAGCCATGTGGATATCCGTGTGACGGCAGATAAGCTACAAATTTCGGATGACGGCGTAGGCATCGATCATGACGAAAGAAAAGGCGGCAACGGATTAACGAGTATGAATGAGCGGGTAGCGGCAGCAGGAGGCACAGTAGCCATCGAAGCAGCCCCCGGCGGGGGAACTCGTGTCTTCGTGACGATGAGCGGGAACAAGGAACGGCTAGGCGATGACTGA